The DNA region ACCAACACCAACACCAACACCAACACCAACACCAACTCCAACACCAACACCAACACCAACACCAACACCAACACCAACACCAACACCAACACCAGGGCCTTCGCTAATGAACTTTGGCATGGTTACAAATCAAACTCGTTGTGTGATTTGTCACTTAAGTGTTTATGGTGATATAGCATCGACAGATAGCTCACCATTTAGTTTACATGAAAACTCAAAAGGAACGATTTTTGGTAATGTCTTGGCAAACCAAATAATTACGCGCCAAACATATAATAGCTTTACGGGAATGTTTTCAAATAACGTAACTGATCCAACGCATAATCTACTTGAAAGAATTGACGGCAATAACAATACAACTGTTAGCGTAGCTGTTGATCAAACACAAAGCAGAAATTTTAGTATCAAAGATGGCCTAAATAATGGCCCAACACCACTTGCATTCACAGAATTTAAAGCCAGCAAAATTAAAAATTCGGTTAAAGGAAAAATCTGGCAAGGTTCTACTCTACGCATTCACAAAGACGTTGTAGGAAATGTGATTTTAGATGGTCGAGCACAAGCACTTAAAGTTGAAGGCGAAGTCTTTATCGACGGAGATCTTATCATCCACGGAAGTTTCACAGGTATCGGTACAATTTATGTTAGCGGAAGTATCTTCATACCTGATGACATCACAGTGGTAAACAACGCCAGTCTCTTTGCTAGCTTTCGTCAAGATGTCTCAAAAGCAGATGCAAAAGCACTTCAGTCAATTAATAACGGTGATAATGCATTACGATTAGCATCTGGTGAAAACATCATCATCGGTGACCCCGGTGTTATGCCCGCAGGTATCAACTTTAGAACTGTACAATTACCACCTGATACTCGCCTTCGAAATTATATCGTTAATCGTGACAATAATAATTACGCGTACGATAGTTACTACAGTCACACACGCATTCAAAGTATTACGAGTCAAACCAGCACACTTGATACCAATGGACAATGGTTCGCTGTTAATCGAACACGCATGGAAGGTACAAAAAACTTCCTGGATGCAATGGAATCAATGGGTTTTGCTTCAACAGCTGAGCGCTCAAAAGTATTTCAGATGGATCCCAATTACCTAGCTCGCTTAAAACCAGAATATGAATTACCCACTCAAGTTTGTGGAACAGGCAAAAACTTCCGCGTAGGTTTTGGCTCAGTGGCTCGAATCGATGCCGCCTTGTACGCACAAAAATCAATCGGTGGCGTAATTACAAGTGGTGGTAACATTTTAATTAATGGTGGAATTATAACTCGCAATTTAAGTCTTCTCGGTGGAACAGGCTCTGATTAAGAAAGCATACTCAACACCACTCCCCATGAAGGCACAAGGCGCGTTCCACAACTCTTTGAAATTCAAAAAAATTGTTCTGAAATTGTTTCTGGAAGCACTGGAGAATTCAGACTACCGGCTAATACGATTAATCCGTATAACGAAACTCGAGTAGATCAAAGTGTTATCACTTATGATTATCGCTTGAGAAATAATGGCTCAGGGTTTGATATCATGAGAAGTCCTGATTATCTCAAGCCCTAAGTTAAGAAATTTCAACAACAATATCTTTTGAACCATCGGGCACACATTGACATGAAAGCCTTGAACCAACGGTGTATCCGCTAGCCATATCAAGTTGTTCTTGTTCTTCTGGTGTAATGGGTGTGCATGATTCTAGACCTGATTTAACAATAACATGACATGTAGAGCAGGCAATATTTCCACCACAAACATGCTCTAAATCGACTCCGTTACCTAACGCAATTTCAAGAATGCTCCCAGGCAAACCGGTTTCACTATAGGGAACTTTTGCCGGATCAACATCAATGATGACATTACTTGGCTTGAAAGTGAGTTTGTAGTTTTTTGTTGGAGTCGTCATTGTTCGTCCATTCGTTAGTTAATAGAGTCATTATGTTTTCTGTTCTGCACGATAAGCTGAAGTTTGAATCACCGCAAGAAATTTTAGGTCTTTTGCCTAATTTTTTAACAAAATTTTAAAGGTAATATAATTTTGAAAATTACGTCTAAAAGTTACTCACTCCTCTCTAAACATAGTTTCAACTAACTCTCCAACTCTTCGATTCAATGTGAGAAAATAGAAAAAGATACAAAAGCTGTGGGGGCAATTCTAATGAAGTTTTTAGTTATATTTTTCAGTCTATCTACAATTATATCTTGCACCCAAAATAACCTACCACTTGAAGAAGCAATTAAATCTTCAACCTTTAAACAATCACCGCCTGCAACAAGCCCTACGCCCCCGCCTGCTGGTACAACTTCAAATGGTGTTGGCTTGAGACTGCATCCTGATAATCCACGATTTTTTCAAGATATCGCAACGGGCGAAGCCGTATTAGCCGCCTCATTTTTTAACATCGTACCGTCTGACTTATCTCATGATTACAATAGCGATTTAGCGCTGATTAAAAGCCACACATCACGTTATGCCCGCATTTGGCATCTTCTTCCCTGGGCTGGGACAAATGCAATTTGGCCATGGGCACGAAGTTCAGTGGGTGGAGCACCCATGGGTGGAAATAAAATCGATTTCAATAAATGGGATACTCAGTATTGGACGCGCATGACTGATGCACTTAAAAAAGCAACTGATGCAAAAATCGTTTCAGAAATCATGCTTTTTGAACGTTGTGGAATGTCACCTGCAGCATTCACCCGCTGGGAGAGTAATGCCTGGGCCTCAGATAATAATATCAACGGTCTTGAAACACCCATTGCAACAGCTGACGGAACTCCAGAATTTTATCAATATAAAACACGTCCAAAACTGCGCGAACAACAAGAACGCTACATCATGAAAATGATCGATGAAACAATTAAGTATAATGTCATTTACGAAATTGAGAATGAACACTGGGAAAATAATGATCCTGATTTTGGAGATCATTATGCTCAATTTGTTAAAAATTATATGCGCAATAAATACCCAACTATGCAAAGACTTGTTTCACACAGCAGTCTTGATGACGATCTTGAATTATTTTACAATATCCCTTCAGTTGATATTGTGAACGTACACTTCGGCAAAGAACCCGAGAGACGCCCAGAGTTACTCAACGAATATGTCACCAGCCACTGGGGTTCAAACAAACCTGTCAACGTTGATGAATTCGCGAATGATCTTGCTGACCCAGAAATTCTGCGAAAAATGAGTTGGCTTATTGTTTCTGGTGGTGGCCATTTTCATATTGAAGACACACTTCCATCATCAAAGCCCTGGGAAACCGTCGATAACATCAATCAGTTTTTAGCATTAAGTCGTTGGGATTTTGTTCACTCTGGCCCTAACAATGCAGTTTCACCGTCAGGCTTTTGTATGATTCAAGAGGGAAAAGAATATATGTGTTATTACCCATCAGGTGGGGCCAAAACTTTTGAACTTCCAGCAGGTTCTTACAAAAAAACTTGGTGGGACCCCATCAATGGCGGATTTGTTGGTACTGTCAACTTCCAACACTCCTCTGGGGTCCATAACCTGAGCTCACCCAATACAAAAGATTGGGTCTTACATATCACCAAAAATTAAAGCGGATCTGCCGTTTCTGCTACAAATACAGCTCCTAATAAAAGATATTTGAGTGCATGTGCAGGAGTTATAAGTGCGATTTTATCGGCACCTGTGTGAATGGTACTATTGTAATTACTAAATGAAGATTCAAAAGGAAAAGATGCTGAATATCCTTGTTGAGTCCATGAAGCGTGATCGCTGCAAGCATACCCACACTTTGTGTCGCCAATTAAATGTGCGGGAATTTGTAGATACTTTTCAGTAATCTTTTTAAGAAATGTCGTCAAATTTACGTCAACATAATCATTCACAAAATAAATACTCTGTGTATCTTGGGGTGATTTATATCCAGTCATGTCAAACTGCATAACAGCTCTTAAAGCGATATTTTGCTTTTTAAACTGAGCGGCAATGATTTGTGAACCATGAAGGCCATATTCTTCTGCTGCATAATAGGCAAAATAGATATCGCGTTTAAAACGAACCTTTGTATCTAAGATGGCATTGTAAATTTCCATGACTGTCATACTTCCTGAACCATCATCATCGGCACCGGGCTTATTGTTTTGAAATGTATCCATGTGGCCACCGATGAGAATCCCGGGCAAAGTAGAATCTGTTCCTGGAACTTTAACTAAAACAGATGGCTGTAAAAACCAACCTCCAGTAGAAATGGATGTCACTGTGATTTCAGAGCGCCCGTGAGCTAAGGCTAATTTTTTAGTTACATCTACGAGCCACTGCGAAGCTTTAACTCCAAGATCTCCCCGTGAACTACGATCCGGAAATCCAGAAAATGTGGTTAATGCGCCAATGAATCGTTCAAGATTAATTGAAGTCATCAATTGTTTAGCTGTATGTGGGTTACTCGGTTCAAATTTATCGAATTGCGAAGTATTTAAGGGTCTTCTTCCAACCCATTCTAATGCTTCTCGAGCTGAAATACCGTGGGTCTCCATCTGAACTTGAATATCTTGGAATCCACCGCATATTGCTTTTGCATGATGCATTTGTTGAGAAAGTGTTTCAACTTCAAAGGGTACTAACTTTACAAGCACATATCCGTTAAATTCATCGATGGCTTTATTAGACTTATTAAAATTTGTTCCTAAGAATTTCATATTCTCTTTTGGAATTGCGAAATAACGTGCATCGCTGCTGACGGCATAACCTGCGTCGTTAGAAATAAAAACACTCGCTATGACCAAGAGAAGACTGCTGAGTAATCGAATCATAATTCCCCCTCAAATGTTAAAATCGCAAATACGGCTTACTAGATCTTTCTCTTCACACTTACCTATGTCAAATACAAAACCGCTATGGGTATCTCTATGACACACATAGCGGCCTCTCAAAAATATACTAAGATTACTTCAATTTTTTCTCAGCGCGACTGAGTTCACTCTCTAAACTACCTACAGCTTTAG from Oligoflexia bacterium includes:
- a CDS encoding 2Fe-2S iron-sulfur cluster-binding protein yields the protein MTTPTKNYKLTFKPSNVIIDVDPAKVPYSETGLPGSILEIALGNGVDLEHVCGGNIACSTCHVIVKSGLESCTPITPEEQEQLDMASGYTVGSRLSCQCVPDGSKDIVVEIS
- a CDS encoding M28 family peptidase — encoded protein: MIRLLSSLLLVIASVFISNDAGYAVSSDARYFAIPKENMKFLGTNFNKSNKAIDEFNGYVLVKLVPFEVETLSQQMHHAKAICGGFQDIQVQMETHGISAREALEWVGRRPLNTSQFDKFEPSNPHTAKQLMTSINLERFIGALTTFSGFPDRSSRGDLGVKASQWLVDVTKKLALAHGRSEITVTSISTGGWFLQPSVLVKVPGTDSTLPGILIGGHMDTFQNNKPGADDDGSGSMTVMEIYNAILDTKVRFKRDIYFAYYAAEEYGLHGSQIIAAQFKKQNIALRAVMQFDMTGYKSPQDTQSIYFVNDYVDVNLTTFLKKITEKYLQIPAHLIGDTKCGYACSDHASWTQQGYSASFPFESSFSNYNSTIHTGADKIALITPAHALKYLLLGAVFVAETADPL